A single genomic interval of Corvus cornix cornix isolate S_Up_H32 chromosome 1, ASM73873v5, whole genome shotgun sequence harbors:
- the LOC120410369 gene encoding mucin-5AC-like, protein MGTGNYLWHFILSVFLCTRIGMALEGRDTTTTTPESHINVLRSTDNREQRTGPDANSSDASMAEPNTQTTYSLLGTSSRSPLTMRMVGGDERMNTTPMTPAQKEGSSGMSARSPALTAGPGTTASSLGTESGTASSLPLSSAVTSHSSSSSSSPEGSSAVTPSPQQSSTSGTTETPLAATSHPPTALVLSSLSSPAGIPGIESDTVTAEPIMSSPAPSTPSTNPVASTSGTPSEGSSAVTPSPQQSSTSGTTERFLANTSHPPTALVFSSLSSSAGSAVTAEPTMTQGPTTPRPVASTSSTSPASGTIEDRLSSTLGRSTETWTAELTSTPLTHGQAMVEVTATSSPMGSPLPSVNTAPVGSSATIPPGEGGSSTMNQGSGTTTDPNVQTSHSLPATSLVSPSTMRTVSEEGRTDTTLTTPAWEGSSLRTSPGSGAVSPALPTAGPGTTAPSLGTESGTASSLPLSSAVTSHSSSSSSSPEGSSAVTPSPQQSSTSGTTETPLAATSHPPTALVLSSLSSPAGIPGIESDTVTAEPIMSSPAPSTPSTN, encoded by the exons ATGGGCACTGGGAATTACCTCTGGCATTTCAtcctctctgtttttctct GTACCAGGATTGGAATGGCATTAGAGGGAAGAGACACAACGACTACCACCCCTGAGAGCCACATAAATGTCTTGAGGAGCACAGACAACAGAGAACAGAGAACTGGCCCAGATGCAAACAGCTCAGATGCCTCTATGGCAGAGCCCAACACTCAGACAACCTATTCCCTCCTGGGCACAAGCTCGCGGTCTCCCCTCACGATGAGGATGGTGGGTGGAGATGAGAGGATGAACACTACACCCATGACACCAGCACAGAAGGAGGGCTCATCAGGGATGTCTGCCAGGAGCCCAGCACTTACAGCAGGGCCTGGCACCACTGCCTCCAGCCTGGGCACAGAGAGTGGCActgcttcctccctgcctctcagctcagcagtgacgagccactcctcctcctcctcctcttctcccgAGGGCTCCTCAGCTGTGACTCCCAGCccccagcaaagcagcaccagTGGCACCACTGAGACGCCCTTGGCCGCCACATCCCACCCACCCACAGCACTGGTGCTCTCCTCTCTGTCCTCCCCTGCTGGTATTCCAGGCATTGAGTCGGATACCGTGACAGCAGAGCCCATCATGAGCAGCCCAGCGCCCAGCACACCCAGCACCAACCCAGTGGCTTCCACCTCTGGCACCCCTTCTGAGGGCTCCTCAGCTGTGACTCCCAGcccacagcaaagcagcaccagTGGCACCACTGAGAGGTTCTTGGCCAACACATCCCACCCACCCACAGCACTCGTGTTCTCCTCTCTGTCCTccagtgctggctctgctgtgacagcagagccCACCATGACACAGGGACCAACTACCCCCAGGCCTGTGGCTTCTACCTccagcacctctcctgcctcaggTACCATCGAGGACAGGCTTTCATCCACGCTGGGCAGAAGCACAGAGACATGGACAGCTGAGCTCACCTCCACACCCCTCACACATGGACAAGCCATGGTGGAGGTGACGGCCACTTCATCTCCCATGGGGAGCCCCTTACCTTCTGTGAACACAGCCCCTGTAGGCAGCAGTGCCACGATTCCTCCTGGAGAAGGGGGAAGTTCCACCATGAATCAGGGGAGCGGAACGACAACTGACCCCAATGTCCAGACCTCCCATTCCCTCCCAGCCACATCCCTGGTGTCCCCTTCCACGATGAGGACGGTGAGTGAAGAAGGGAGGACGGACACTACACTCACCACACCAGCATGGGAAGGGAGCTCACTCAGGACATCGCCTGGGAGTGGTGCAGTGAGCCCAGCGCTCCCAACAGCAGGGCCTGGCACCActgcccccagcctgggcacagaGAGTGGCActgcttcctccctgcctctcagctcagcagtgacgagccactcctcctcctcctcctcttctcccgAGGGCTCCTCAGCTGTGACTCCCAGCccccagcaaagcagcaccagTGGCACCACTGAGACGCCCTTGGCCGCCACATCCCACCCACCCACAGCACTGGTGCTCTCCTCTCTGTCCTCCCCTGCTGGTATTCCAGGCATTGAGTCGGATACCGTGACAGCAGAGCCCATCATGAGCAGCCCAGCGCCCAGCACACCCAGCACCAAC